In the genome of Triticum urartu cultivar G1812 chromosome 5, Tu2.1, whole genome shotgun sequence, one region contains:
- the LOC125556457 gene encoding probable E3 ubiquitin-protein ligase ATL44 → MQRPCGGCWAARRLLTAPAAAPSADQSMEAQQAHLERALSITTTVLFVASVSYIALSTLYACLRAARHEDPAGADADGPAPPREATKRALEGIPVRVVVLLDHPRDGGCPEAVVEDEGVDADACAVCLAEYAAGDEVRVLPACRHGFHRECVDRWLLTRAPTCPVCRAPVAAHLDGADAKEELSPPTTRHAGHFGDFAARSLGLPAPI, encoded by the coding sequence ATGCAAAGACCTTGCGGCGGGTGCTGGGCCGCTCGCCGCCTGCTGACCGCGCCGGCGGCGGCCCCCTCGGCGGACCAGTCGATGGAGGCGCAGCAGGCGCACCTGGAGAGGGCGCTGAGCAtcaccaccaccgtgctcttcgTCGCCAGCGTCTCCTATATCGCCCTCAGCACGCTCTACGCCTGCCTCCGCGCCGCCCGCCACGAAGACCCCGCCGGGGCCGACGCCGACGGCCCGGCGCCGCCGCGGGAGGCGACCAAGCGCGCGCTCGAGGGGATCCCCGTGCGGGTGGTCGTCCTGCTGGACCATCCGCGCGACGGCGGCTGCCCCGAGGCGGTCGTGGAGGACGAGGGGGTGGACGCCGACGCCTGCGCGGTGTGCCTGGCGGAGTACGCGGCCGGGGACGAGGTGCGCGTGCTCCCGGCGTGCCGCCACGGCTTCCACCGGGAGTGCGTCGACCGCTGGCTGCTCACGCGCGCGCCCACCTGCCCCGTCTGCCGCGCCCCGGTCGCCGCGCACCTCGACGGCGCCGACGCCAAGGAGGAGCTCTCCCCGCCCACGACCAGGCACGCCGGTCACTTTGGTGATTTCGCCGCCCGGTCCCTTGGGCTCCCGGCGCCGATATGA